Proteins encoded within one genomic window of Mycolicibacterium aubagnense:
- a CDS encoding flavin-containing monooxygenase yields the protein MTHGGSSGSDGATFDPDALRQRYAEERARRLRSDGIAQYVEIAGRFASFGEDPWAEPGFTRDPLTDEVDVAIIGAGFGGLLTGARLRELGVADIRLIDKAADVGGTWYWNRYPGIACDVESYVYMPLLEELGYIPSEKYAKGPEIFAHCRAIAEHYDLYRNACLQTEVTEIRWEAADSRWVIATNHGDAIRARFVSMANGYLQKPKLPGIEGITEFAGHAFHTSRWDYAYTGAGLENLAGKRVGIVGTGATSIQCVPRLAPAVGELFVFQRTPSTVDVRANAPTDPAWAAALEPGWQQRRIENFQILTAGGQADEDLVADAWTSLAKAMPIAKEGTDPRASTAELADFAKMEQIRARIDALVTDPATAEGLKPWYGYYCKRPCFHDQYLQTFNRDNVTLVDTRGRGVEQISAAGVVVDGTEYPLDCLIFATGFEVGTDYTRRTGFEAIGRDGRTLSDKWSDGVRTLHGLHVNGFPNCFIASIAQSGFTVNFPYLIDTQSRHIAWVIAWALKHDIAEVEASAAAEDGWVRDVVARSVVIAGRREACTPGYYNREGQPSDRLNQDSFFFGSPTEYADLLAAWRDAETLEGLVIT from the coding sequence ATGACGCATGGCGGGAGTTCGGGCAGCGACGGCGCGACGTTCGATCCTGATGCGCTGCGGCAGCGGTACGCGGAGGAACGCGCGCGGCGGCTGCGGAGCGACGGCATCGCCCAGTATGTGGAGATCGCCGGCCGGTTCGCGTCCTTCGGTGAAGATCCTTGGGCGGAGCCGGGTTTCACCCGAGATCCGCTGACTGACGAAGTCGACGTCGCGATCATCGGGGCCGGTTTCGGCGGGCTGCTCACGGGCGCCCGGCTGCGTGAATTGGGTGTGGCGGATATCCGGCTGATCGACAAAGCGGCCGACGTGGGCGGCACCTGGTACTGGAACCGGTACCCCGGCATCGCCTGCGACGTCGAGTCGTACGTGTACATGCCGCTGCTGGAAGAGCTGGGCTACATACCGTCGGAGAAATACGCCAAAGGTCCCGAGATTTTTGCGCACTGTCGGGCCATTGCCGAGCACTACGACCTGTACCGCAACGCCTGCCTGCAGACGGAAGTGACCGAAATCCGTTGGGAAGCGGCCGATTCACGCTGGGTGATCGCCACCAACCACGGCGACGCCATCCGGGCCCGGTTCGTCTCGATGGCCAACGGCTACCTGCAGAAGCCCAAACTGCCGGGGATTGAAGGCATCACCGAATTCGCAGGCCACGCCTTTCACACCAGCCGCTGGGACTACGCCTACACCGGCGCAGGTTTGGAAAACCTGGCCGGTAAGCGGGTCGGCATCGTCGGTACCGGCGCGACATCGATCCAGTGCGTGCCGCGGCTGGCGCCGGCGGTCGGGGAGTTGTTCGTGTTCCAGCGCACGCCGTCGACGGTTGACGTGCGGGCCAACGCGCCGACCGATCCGGCCTGGGCCGCGGCGCTGGAACCCGGGTGGCAGCAGCGGCGCATCGAGAACTTCCAGATCCTCACCGCGGGTGGCCAGGCCGACGAGGACCTGGTGGCCGACGCCTGGACCAGTCTGGCGAAGGCCATGCCGATCGCCAAAGAAGGAACTGATCCGCGGGCGTCGACGGCCGAACTGGCGGACTTCGCCAAGATGGAGCAGATCCGGGCACGGATCGACGCGCTGGTGACCGACCCTGCTACCGCCGAGGGGCTCAAGCCCTGGTACGGCTACTACTGCAAGCGGCCGTGCTTCCACGACCAGTACCTGCAGACGTTCAACCGCGACAATGTCACCCTCGTCGACACCCGGGGTCGTGGTGTCGAGCAGATCAGCGCGGCCGGGGTCGTGGTGGACGGCACCGAATACCCGTTGGACTGTCTGATTTTCGCCACCGGCTTCGAAGTCGGCACCGACTACACGCGGCGCACGGGCTTCGAGGCGATCGGCCGCGACGGAAGGACGCTGTCCGACAAGTGGTCTGACGGGGTGCGGACCCTGCATGGGTTGCACGTCAACGGATTTCCGAACTGCTTCATCGCCAGCATCGCGCAGTCGGGGTTCACGGTGAACTTCCCCTACCTGATAGACACCCAGTCGCGGCACATCGCGTGGGTGATCGCGTGGGCCCTCAAGCACGACATCGCCGAAGTCGAGGCGAGCGCCGCGGCCGAGGACGGCTGGGTCCGCGACGTCGTGGCGCGCTCGGTGGTGATCGCCGGCCGGCGCGAAGCCTGCACGCCCGGCTACTACAACCGCGAAGGACAGCCCAGCGACCGGCTGAACCAGGACAGCTTCTTCTTCGGCAGCCCCACCGAGTACGCCGACCTCCTCGCCGCGTGGCGGGACGCGGAAACCCTTGAGGGACTCGTGATCACGTGA
- a CDS encoding electron transfer flavoprotein subunit alpha/FixB family protein, which produces MAEVLVLVEHADGALKKVSTELITAARVLGEPSAVVVGAPGTAAPLTDALKAAGAAKIYVAESADAANFLVTPTVDVLEALVESAGPAAVLTVASTEGKEIAGRLAARLGAGLLVDVVDVKAGGIGVHSIFGGAYTVEAQANDVLPVIAVRPGAVEAAPAAAAGEVVNVEVPAQAENATKITSREPAVAGDRPELTEASVVVAGGRGVGSADNFAVVEALADSLGGAVGASRAAVDSGYYGGQFQVGQTGKTVAPQLYIALGISGAIQHRAGMQTSKTIVAVNKDEEAPIFEIADLGIVGDLFNVAPQLTDAVKARKG; this is translated from the coding sequence ATGGCTGAAGTACTTGTGCTCGTCGAGCACGCCGATGGTGCCCTCAAGAAGGTGAGCACCGAACTGATCACCGCTGCCCGTGTGCTCGGTGAGCCGTCGGCAGTTGTGGTGGGTGCCCCCGGCACCGCTGCTCCGCTGACCGACGCCCTCAAGGCCGCCGGCGCGGCCAAGATCTACGTCGCCGAGTCGGCTGACGCGGCCAACTTCCTGGTCACCCCGACCGTTGACGTGCTGGAGGCGCTCGTCGAGTCCGCCGGCCCGGCCGCCGTTCTGACTGTCGCCAGCACGGAGGGCAAAGAGATCGCCGGTCGTCTGGCCGCCCGCCTGGGTGCCGGCCTGCTGGTCGACGTCGTCGACGTCAAGGCCGGTGGCATCGGTGTGCACAGCATCTTCGGTGGCGCTTACACCGTCGAGGCGCAGGCCAACGACGTGCTCCCCGTGATCGCGGTCCGCCCGGGTGCCGTCGAGGCCGCCCCGGCCGCTGCCGCCGGTGAGGTCGTCAACGTCGAGGTTCCGGCCCAGGCCGAGAACGCCACCAAGATCACCTCGCGTGAGCCGGCCGTCGCCGGTGACCGTCCGGAGCTCACCGAGGCCAGCGTCGTGGTCGCCGGTGGCCGTGGTGTCGGCAGCGCCGACAACTTCGCGGTCGTCGAGGCCCTGGCCGACTCGCTCGGCGGTGCCGTCGGTGCTTCGCGTGCCGCGGTCGACTCGGGCTACTACGGCGGTCAGTTCCAGGTCGGCCAGACCGGTAAGACCGTTGCCCCGCAGCTGTACATCGCCCTCGGTATCTCGGGCGCCATCCAGCACCGCGCCGGCATGCAGACGTCCAAGACCATCGTTGCGGTCAACAAGGACGAAGAGGCCCCGATCTTCGAGATCGCCGACCTCGGCATCGTCGGTGACCTGTTCAACGTCGCCCCGCAGCTGACCGACGCCGTCAAGGCTCGCAAGGGTTAG
- a CDS encoding GNAT family N-acetyltransferase: MSTSSVLIAPDDTSSSTDTPRYTLLLSADSEHIEAAQRLRHHVFTSEPGYTLTDDSPGFESGRDADRFDEFCDHLLVREDNTGEYVGCYRMLPPPGAIAAGGLYTATEFDVSALDGLRPSLVEMGRAVVRADHRNGAVVLLMWGGILAYLDHSGYDYVTGCVSVPIQGSPDEPPASQIRGVRDFVNKRHASEYTVRPYRPVIIDGKLLDDIEPPARVTVPPLMRGYLRLGAKVCGDPAYDPDFGVGDFPALLDKREADVRYLTRLRSAAAASDKAGQ, from the coding sequence ATGAGCACTAGTTCTGTACTCATCGCCCCTGACGACACCAGTTCATCGACCGACACCCCGCGCTACACGTTGCTGCTGTCGGCCGACTCCGAACACATCGAGGCCGCGCAACGGCTTCGTCACCACGTGTTCACCTCGGAGCCGGGCTACACCCTCACCGACGACAGCCCCGGTTTCGAAAGTGGCCGGGACGCGGACCGATTCGACGAGTTCTGCGACCACCTCCTGGTCCGCGAAGACAACACCGGCGAGTACGTGGGCTGCTACCGCATGCTGCCGCCGCCCGGCGCCATCGCCGCCGGCGGGCTCTACACCGCAACGGAGTTCGACGTCAGCGCGCTCGACGGCTTGCGTCCCTCGCTGGTGGAGATGGGCCGCGCAGTGGTGCGCGCCGACCACCGCAACGGCGCCGTCGTCCTGCTCATGTGGGGCGGCATCCTGGCCTACCTGGACCACAGCGGCTACGACTACGTCACCGGCTGCGTGTCGGTACCCATCCAGGGCAGCCCCGACGAGCCGCCGGCCAGCCAGATTCGCGGCGTCCGCGACTTCGTCAACAAGCGGCACGCCTCGGAATACACAGTGCGCCCGTACCGTCCCGTGATCATCGACGGCAAGCTGCTCGACGACATCGAGCCGCCGGCCCGCGTGACGGTGCCGCCGCTGATGCGCGGCTACCTGCGCCTCGGCGCGAAGGTGTGCGGCGACCCCGCCTACGACCCCGACTTCGGTGTCGGCGACTTCCCGGCCCTGCTGGACAAGCGCGAAGCCGACGTCAGGTACCTGACCCGGCTGCGTTCGGCGGCCGCCGCGAGCGACAAGGCCGGGCAGTGA
- a CDS encoding lysophospholipid acyltransferase family protein, which produces MTTPVTVQEHPWLPKASCDASCIRVDAAHVSRPFVVALRTAGRLVMTMLLLPTLPLLAVPLPGRSRIQRMYCRLVLRGLGVRVRVSGGPIRNLSGVLVVAGHVSWVDIFVIGAVMPGSFVARADLIEWPALGVLARLMKVIPIDRNSLRRLPDVVRTVADRLTAGQTVVAFPEGTTWCGLGHGTFAPAMFQAAVDAGRPVQPLQLTYRHRDGAQSTIPAFIGDDSLLTSIKRVITAKLTVCHIQVQSLQLPGTDRRDLAGRCQAAVHEVGPLPVPAVHGHVLAA; this is translated from the coding sequence GTGACCACGCCGGTCACGGTGCAGGAGCACCCCTGGCTGCCGAAGGCGTCGTGCGACGCCAGCTGCATCCGGGTGGACGCGGCGCACGTCAGCCGTCCGTTCGTCGTCGCGCTGCGCACCGCCGGGCGACTGGTCATGACGATGCTGCTGCTGCCCACCCTGCCGCTGCTGGCAGTGCCACTGCCCGGCCGGTCGCGCATCCAGCGGATGTACTGCCGGCTGGTGCTGCGCGGCCTGGGCGTGCGGGTCAGGGTCTCCGGCGGGCCGATCCGCAACCTGAGCGGCGTGCTGGTGGTCGCCGGCCATGTCTCGTGGGTCGACATCTTCGTGATCGGCGCGGTCATGCCCGGCTCGTTCGTGGCGCGTGCCGACCTCATCGAGTGGCCGGCCCTGGGCGTCCTGGCCCGGCTGATGAAGGTCATCCCGATCGACCGCAACAGCCTGCGCCGGCTGCCCGACGTGGTCCGCACTGTCGCGGACCGGCTCACCGCCGGCCAGACCGTGGTCGCGTTCCCGGAGGGCACCACGTGGTGCGGTCTGGGCCACGGCACCTTCGCGCCGGCCATGTTCCAGGCCGCGGTGGACGCCGGCCGTCCGGTCCAGCCGCTGCAGCTGACCTACCGGCACCGGGACGGCGCCCAGTCGACCATCCCGGCGTTCATCGGTGACGACTCGCTGCTGACGTCCATCAAGCGCGTCATCACCGCCAAGCTGACGGTGTGCCACATCCAGGTGCAGTCGCTGCAGTTGCCGGGTACCGATCGCCGCGATCTGGCCGGCCGCTGCCAGGCCGCGGTGCACGAGGTCGGCCCGCTGCCTGTCCCCGCTGTTCACGGGCACGTGCTGGCCGCCTGA
- a CDS encoding cysteine desulfurase family protein encodes MSPAYLDHAATTPMHPVAIEAMTAILAAGGNASSLHTSGRAARRRMEEARESLAQQLGARPSEVIFTAGGTESDNLAVKGIFWARRDGCDGRRRIVTSPVEHHAVLDAVEWLVEHEGAEVTWLSVDSAGAVSPAALREVLETHDDVALVSVMWANNEVGTIQPIAELAAIAAEFDVPMHSDAIQAIGAVPVDFAGSGLSALSVAAHKFGGPTGVGALLLRRDVACVPLLHGGGQERDVRSGTPDVAGVVAMAAAARVAVEGLDGYRARITALRDRLVDGVLSGIEDVVLNGGTGEDRLPGNAHFTFRGCEGDALLMLLDAKGVECSTGSACTAGVAQPSHVLIAMGAAPASARGSLRFSLGHTSSDADIDAVLAVLPAAVERARQAALASAGLGR; translated from the coding sequence ATGAGCCCCGCATATCTGGACCACGCCGCCACGACCCCGATGCACCCGGTTGCCATCGAGGCGATGACGGCGATCCTGGCGGCCGGCGGTAACGCGTCCTCGCTGCACACGTCGGGGCGGGCTGCGCGCCGCCGGATGGAGGAGGCCCGCGAGTCCCTGGCCCAGCAGCTGGGCGCCCGGCCTTCCGAGGTGATCTTCACCGCCGGTGGCACCGAAAGCGACAACCTGGCCGTCAAGGGCATCTTCTGGGCCCGCCGGGACGGCTGCGACGGCCGCCGCCGGATCGTGACGTCACCCGTCGAGCACCACGCGGTGCTCGACGCCGTCGAATGGCTGGTGGAGCACGAGGGTGCGGAGGTGACGTGGCTGTCGGTCGATTCTGCCGGCGCCGTGTCGCCCGCCGCGTTGCGCGAAGTCCTCGAAACCCACGACGACGTCGCGCTCGTCAGCGTGATGTGGGCCAACAACGAGGTCGGCACCATTCAGCCGATCGCCGAATTGGCAGCCATCGCAGCCGAATTCGACGTCCCGATGCACAGCGATGCGATCCAGGCGATCGGTGCCGTGCCGGTCGATTTCGCCGGGAGCGGACTGTCAGCCCTGAGTGTGGCGGCACACAAGTTCGGCGGACCCACCGGGGTCGGCGCGCTGCTGCTGCGCCGGGATGTCGCGTGCGTGCCGCTGTTGCACGGCGGTGGTCAGGAGCGTGACGTGCGTTCGGGCACACCGGATGTCGCGGGCGTGGTGGCCATGGCTGCGGCGGCGCGCGTCGCGGTCGAGGGTCTGGACGGGTACCGGGCCAGGATCACGGCCTTGCGTGACCGTCTGGTCGACGGCGTGCTGTCCGGCATCGAGGACGTGGTGCTCAACGGCGGCACCGGTGAGGACCGGCTGCCGGGCAACGCGCACTTCACTTTTCGCGGCTGCGAAGGCGACGCCCTGTTGATGTTGCTGGACGCCAAGGGCGTCGAATGTTCGACGGGCTCGGCCTGCACGGCCGGGGTGGCGCAGCCGTCACACGTCTTGATCGCGATGGGCGCCGCTCCGGCCAGCGCCCGCGGGTCACTCCGATTTTCGTTGGGGCACACCAGTTCTGATGCCGATATCGATGCCGTGCTGGCCGTGCTGCCGGCCGCGGTCGAGCGGGCTCGTCAGGCTGCACTGGCCAGTGCCGGGTTGGGAAGGTAG
- the mnmA gene encoding tRNA 2-thiouridine(34) synthase MnmA, which yields MRVLVAMSGGVDSSVAAARMVDAGHDVVGVHLALSTAPGTLRTGSRGCCSKEDAGDARRVADILEIPFYVWDFADRFKEDVIDDFVESYARGETPNPCVRCNEKIKFSALSARALALGFDAVATGHYARLEDGRLRRAVDADKDQSYVLGVLTAEQLSHALFPIGDTPKPQIRQEAAERGLAVAEKPDSHDICFIPSGDTRAFLGARIGIRPGAVVDAGGTVLAEHDGVHGFTIGQRKGLGIAGPGADGLPRYVTGIDAETGTVHVGGVDDLEIHSLTGERPVFTSGIAPEGPVECLIQVRAHGGLADAVAEFRDGVLDVQLRTPLRGVAPGQTMVLYRRDPDGDEVIGSATIAR from the coding sequence ATGCGGGTTCTGGTAGCGATGAGCGGGGGAGTGGACTCCTCGGTGGCCGCGGCGCGCATGGTCGACGCCGGCCATGACGTGGTGGGTGTGCACCTTGCGCTGTCCACCGCTCCCGGCACCCTGCGCACCGGGTCGCGTGGCTGCTGTTCCAAGGAAGACGCCGGAGACGCCCGCCGGGTCGCGGACATCCTCGAAATCCCCTTCTACGTCTGGGATTTCGCCGACCGCTTCAAGGAAGACGTCATCGACGACTTCGTCGAGTCCTACGCCCGCGGCGAGACGCCCAACCCGTGCGTGCGCTGCAACGAGAAGATCAAGTTCTCGGCGCTGTCGGCACGTGCGCTGGCGCTCGGTTTCGACGCCGTGGCGACCGGACACTACGCGCGACTCGAAGACGGCCGGCTCCGCCGTGCCGTCGACGCGGACAAGGATCAGTCGTACGTGCTCGGCGTACTGACGGCAGAGCAGCTCAGTCATGCGCTGTTCCCGATCGGCGACACCCCCAAGCCGCAAATCCGCCAGGAGGCCGCCGAACGTGGGCTGGCGGTCGCCGAGAAGCCGGACAGCCATGACATCTGCTTCATCCCATCTGGCGACACCCGCGCCTTCCTCGGTGCACGTATCGGCATCCGTCCTGGCGCCGTCGTCGACGCCGGCGGCACGGTGCTGGCCGAGCATGACGGCGTGCACGGCTTCACCATCGGCCAGCGCAAGGGTCTGGGCATCGCTGGTCCGGGTGCCGATGGGCTGCCGCGCTACGTCACGGGCATCGATGCCGAGACGGGCACCGTGCACGTCGGCGGCGTCGACGACCTCGAGATCCACTCGTTGACGGGCGAGCGTCCGGTGTTCACCTCGGGTATCGCGCCGGAGGGTCCGGTTGAATGCCTGATCCAGGTGCGGGCGCACGGTGGCCTGGCAGATGCGGTGGCCGAGTTCCGAGATGGCGTGCTCGACGTGCAACTGCGCACGCCGCTGCGCGGTGTCGCACCTGGTCAGACCATGGTGCTGTACCGCCGCGACCCTGACGGTGACGAGGTCATCGGCAGCGCCACCATCGCGCGCTGA
- a CDS encoding electron transfer flavoprotein subunit beta/FixA family protein, with the protein MTNIVVLIKQVPDYESERKLNDGDFTLDRESADAVLDEINERAVEAALQIKEKEEAAGGAGTVTVLTVGPERATEAIRKALSMGADNAVHVKDDQIKGSDIVQTGWTLARALGTIEGAELVIGGNESTDGVGGAVPAVIAELLGLPQLTSLRSISVEGGKVTGERETDDGVFGLEASLPAVVSVNERIGEARFPSFKGIMAAKKKPVTVLTLAEIGVEADEVGVANASSKVLSSTPKPAKAAGEKIADEGEGGNKIAEYLVGQKLI; encoded by the coding sequence ATGACGAACATCGTGGTCCTGATCAAACAGGTCCCTGACTATGAGTCGGAGCGCAAGCTCAACGACGGCGACTTCACCCTCGACCGCGAGTCCGCGGACGCGGTGCTCGACGAGATCAACGAGCGCGCCGTCGAGGCAGCGCTGCAGATCAAGGAGAAGGAAGAGGCCGCCGGCGGCGCCGGCACCGTTACCGTGCTGACCGTCGGACCGGAGCGGGCCACCGAGGCCATCCGCAAGGCCCTGTCCATGGGCGCCGACAACGCGGTGCACGTGAAGGACGACCAGATCAAGGGTTCGGACATCGTCCAGACCGGGTGGACCCTGGCCCGCGCCCTGGGCACCATCGAGGGCGCCGAGCTGGTCATCGGCGGCAACGAGTCCACCGATGGTGTCGGCGGCGCGGTTCCCGCGGTCATCGCCGAGCTGCTGGGCCTGCCGCAGCTGACCTCCCTGCGGAGCATCTCCGTCGAGGGCGGCAAGGTGACCGGTGAGCGTGAGACCGACGACGGCGTCTTCGGCCTGGAGGCTTCGCTGCCGGCCGTCGTCAGCGTCAACGAGCGCATCGGCGAAGCCCGCTTCCCGTCGTTCAAGGGCATCATGGCCGCCAAGAAGAAGCCGGTCACGGTGCTGACGCTGGCTGAGATCGGTGTCGAGGCCGACGAGGTCGGTGTCGCCAACGCCAGCAGCAAGGTGCTGTCGTCGACGCCGAAGCCGGCCAAGGCCGCGGGCGAGAAGATCGCCGACGAGGGTGAGGGCGGCAACAAGATCGCCGAGTACCTCGTTGGTCAGAAGCTGATCTAG
- a CDS encoding Zn-dependent alcohol dehydrogenase, with product MRSRAAIVREVGGDWSVEEFELDPPRTGEVLLKMAAAGLCHSDDHIRSGQLSAPKGAAVPDMPATIGGHEGSAVVLEVGPGVTRFSPGDHVVTSFLAVCGKCRWCTSGMEYLCDVGAGTLIPGMPTDGTFRHHSLAGEELRHTSKIGAFAEHTVVAADSLVKIDPSLPLVPSALLSCAVPTGYGSTVRRAGVRAGDTVVVIGAGGIGTAAVQGAHLSGAAPVVAVDPVAFKRDSAMSFGATHTAATVAEAVALVRDLTRGVMADAVVVSPSMIGDGDVADALSLTRKGGTCVLTGMAAPSAGTVHLDLQDLILMNKNLCGTLFGSCNPTDEIPALARLYQEGRLKLDEMITQRYRLDDINDAFDDLLGGRVIRAVLDFT from the coding sequence ATGAGAAGCCGCGCCGCGATTGTCCGTGAGGTGGGCGGGGACTGGTCGGTGGAGGAATTCGAGCTCGATCCGCCACGTACCGGTGAGGTGTTGCTGAAGATGGCGGCGGCCGGCCTCTGCCACTCGGATGATCACATCCGGTCCGGCCAACTGTCCGCGCCGAAAGGCGCTGCGGTGCCGGACATGCCGGCCACGATCGGTGGCCACGAGGGTTCGGCGGTGGTGCTCGAGGTGGGGCCGGGTGTGACGCGGTTCTCCCCCGGCGACCATGTGGTGACGTCGTTCCTGGCGGTGTGCGGGAAATGCCGTTGGTGCACAAGCGGTATGGAGTACCTGTGCGACGTCGGCGCCGGCACGCTGATACCGGGCATGCCGACAGACGGGACGTTCCGCCACCACAGCCTCGCCGGCGAGGAGTTGCGGCACACCTCGAAGATCGGTGCGTTCGCGGAACACACTGTGGTGGCGGCCGATTCGCTGGTGAAGATCGATCCGTCGCTGCCACTGGTGCCCAGCGCACTGCTGTCCTGCGCGGTGCCCACCGGGTACGGCTCGACGGTGCGGCGGGCGGGAGTGCGGGCCGGCGACACCGTGGTCGTCATCGGTGCCGGGGGCATCGGTACCGCCGCCGTCCAGGGTGCACACCTCAGTGGCGCGGCGCCGGTGGTCGCGGTTGATCCGGTGGCGTTCAAACGAGATTCGGCCATGTCCTTCGGCGCGACCCACACTGCGGCGACGGTTGCGGAGGCCGTAGCCCTGGTGCGGGATCTGACGCGCGGCGTGATGGCCGACGCGGTGGTGGTCTCGCCGTCGATGATCGGTGACGGCGACGTCGCCGATGCGTTGTCCCTCACGCGCAAGGGCGGCACGTGCGTGCTGACGGGAATGGCAGCGCCGTCGGCTGGGACAGTCCACCTCGACCTGCAGGACCTGATCCTGATGAACAAGAACCTCTGCGGCACATTGTTCGGCTCGTGTAATCCGACCGACGAAATACCAGCGCTGGCACGGCTCTACCAGGAGGGCCGGCTCAAGCTCGACGAAATGATCACCCAGCGCTACCGGCTCGACGACATCAATGACGCCTTCGATGACCTGTTGGGTGGCCGGGTGATTCGCGCCGTCTTGGATTTCACCTAG
- a CDS encoding aldehyde dehydrogenase, with translation MSTPLLIDGKLVPGRGGEFATINPATEEALGHAADADADDLDRAITAARTAFDDSDWSRDTALRVHCLRQLRAALDDEIEHLRAITVAEVGAPVSLTYGGHLQMPVEGLGYVADLAESYEWATDLGAAAPFGKPTRRTVVREPCGVVGAVTPWNFPHQINFAKLGPALAAGNTVVLKAAPDTPWCAAEVGRIINERTDFPAGVVNIITSSDHRIGAQLTEDPRVDLVSFTGSTATGRAVMAAASQTIKKVFLELGGKSAYIVLDDADLPAACAAAAVGVAMHAGQGCAFTTRLLVPRARYEEAVVAAATAMSGIGFGDPTDPATLCGPLISARQRDRVEGYLRLALEEGGRFACGGGRPAGGNGFFIEPTVIAGLTNDARVAREEIFGPVLTVIAHDGDADAVRIANDSPYGLSGAVVGSDQDRVDWVASRLRTGTINVNGGVWYSPDAPFGGYKQSGIGREMGVAGFEEYLETKLIARGIAGAR, from the coding sequence GTGAGCACCCCACTGCTGATCGACGGGAAGCTGGTGCCTGGCCGCGGCGGCGAGTTCGCGACGATCAACCCGGCCACCGAGGAGGCGCTGGGCCACGCCGCCGACGCCGACGCCGACGACCTGGACCGCGCCATCACCGCGGCGCGCACGGCATTCGACGACAGCGACTGGTCGCGCGACACCGCGTTGCGGGTGCATTGCCTGCGGCAGTTGCGTGCGGCCCTCGACGACGAGATCGAGCACCTGCGGGCCATCACGGTGGCCGAGGTCGGGGCCCCGGTCTCATTGACCTACGGCGGGCATTTGCAGATGCCGGTCGAGGGCCTCGGCTATGTCGCCGATCTCGCCGAAAGCTATGAATGGGCAACCGATCTCGGAGCGGCCGCACCGTTCGGTAAGCCGACCAGGCGCACCGTCGTCCGGGAACCGTGCGGCGTTGTCGGCGCGGTGACACCCTGGAACTTCCCACACCAGATCAACTTCGCCAAACTCGGCCCGGCCCTGGCCGCCGGTAACACCGTCGTGCTCAAGGCCGCCCCGGACACTCCGTGGTGCGCGGCCGAAGTAGGACGGATCATCAACGAGCGCACCGATTTTCCCGCCGGCGTCGTCAACATCATCACCTCGAGCGACCACCGCATCGGCGCCCAGCTGACCGAGGATCCGCGGGTGGATCTGGTGTCGTTCACCGGATCGACGGCGACCGGCCGAGCCGTCATGGCAGCGGCATCGCAGACCATCAAGAAAGTGTTCCTGGAGCTCGGCGGCAAGTCCGCCTACATCGTGCTGGACGACGCCGATCTCCCCGCGGCCTGTGCCGCCGCGGCGGTCGGGGTGGCGATGCATGCCGGACAGGGCTGCGCCTTCACGACCCGGCTGCTGGTGCCGCGCGCGCGGTACGAGGAGGCCGTTGTGGCTGCGGCAACGGCCATGTCCGGCATCGGTTTCGGCGATCCCACCGATCCCGCGACGTTGTGTGGTCCGCTCATCTCAGCGCGCCAGCGCGACCGGGTCGAGGGCTACCTGCGGCTGGCGCTGGAGGAGGGCGGACGGTTCGCGTGTGGTGGCGGCCGCCCGGCGGGCGGGAACGGGTTCTTCATCGAGCCGACCGTCATCGCCGGACTCACCAACGACGCCCGGGTGGCCCGTGAGGAGATCTTCGGTCCGGTGCTCACCGTCATCGCGCACGACGGCGATGCCGACGCCGTGCGCATCGCCAACGACTCTCCGTACGGCCTGTCGGGTGCGGTGGTCGGCTCCGATCAGGACCGCGTCGACTGGGTGGCGTCGCGCCTGCGGACCGGCACCATCAACGTCAACGGCGGCGTCTGGTACTCGCCGGACGCGCCGTTCGGCGGCTACAAGCAGTCGGGGATCGGCCGGGAGATGGGTGTGGCCGGCTTCGAGGAGTACCTGGAGACCAAGTTGATCGCCCGCGGTATCGCCGGAGCGCGTTGA